Proteins encoded by one window of Salvia splendens isolate huo1 chromosome 14, SspV2, whole genome shotgun sequence:
- the LOC121765961 gene encoding ribulose-phosphate 3-epimerase, chloroplastic has product MASAAASLGSSALIQGGLTGQKLSLATPTSLTCTRRRSRAVVKATARVDKFSKSDIIVSPSILSANFAKLGEQVKAVEVAGCDWIHVDVMDGRFVPNITIGPLIVDALRPVTDLPLDVHLMIVEPEQRVPDFIKAGADIVSVHCELASTIHLHRTVNQIKSLGAKAGVVLNPGTPLSTIEYVLDVVDLVLIMSVNPGFGGQSFIESQVKKISDLRSLCAQKGVNPWIEVDGGVGPKNAYKVIEAGANALVAGSAVFGAPDYAEAIKGIKTSKRPVAVAA; this is encoded by the exons ATGGCGTCAGCAGCTGCTTCTTTGGGTTCGTCAGCTTTGATTCAAGGTGGGCTTACAGGTCAAAAGCTCTCTCTTGCAACCCCCACTTCTCTCACTTGTACAAG GAGAAGATCTAGAGCTGTAGTTAAGGCAACTGCTCGAGTTGATAAGTTCTCCAAAAGTGACATCATTGTGTCTCCATCAATTCTTTCTGCTAATTTTGCCAAATTAGGAGAGCAG GTCAAAGCAGTGGAGGTGGCAGGTTGCGATTGGATTCACGTTGATGTGATGGATGGCCGTTTTGTGCCAAACATTACAATCGGCCCCCTCATAGTAGATGCTTTGCGCCCTGTCACCGATCTCCCATTGGATGTGCATTTG ATGATTGTGGAGCCTGAGCAACGAGTCCCGGACTTCATCAAGGCTGGAGCTGACATAGTTAGTGTTCATTGCGAACTAGCTTCAACCATTCATTTGCATCGTACAGTGAATCAA ATTAAGAGCTTGGGTGCTAAAGCCGGAGTTGTTCTGAACCCTGGAACTCCATTAAGTACCATAGAGTATGTTCTTGATG TGGTTGATTTGGTATTGATCATGTCTGTAAATCCCGGGTTTGGTGGGCAAAGCTTCATAGAGAGccaagtaaagaaaatatcagaTTTGAGAAGTTTGTGCGCTCAGAAG GGAGTGAACCCATGGATTGAGGTAGATGGTGGAGTTGGCCCAAAAAATGCTTACAAG GTGATTGAGGCTGGAGCCAACGCATTGGTTGCTGGCTCTGCTGTTTTTGGAGCTCCTGATTATGCTGAAG CTATCAAAGGGATCAAAACCAGCAAAAGGCCTGTAGCAGTTGCAGCATAA
- the LOC121765960 gene encoding pentatricopeptide repeat-containing protein At5g61400-like — protein MLKLKSFPPKINPFFNQNPSAAFLSSSATPSLPAESSPPYLANLVASILSSSTTDQALRIFNSASPSINPAKTLKLHSAIVHFLTGKRLYVKARCLIEGLIEILRKTRKPHKVCSSIFTALNQIEHSNCEGNVFGVLINALCQKGLPDEGHWVYRKMGRLPPVQPCNALLNGILKTGRVQLMWEVYHDMVANGLSPSEVTYGILIDACCDRGDTEKARLLLEEMVQRGLKPTVVIYTTLIRGLCTESKMLEAEAAFMRMECGVAPNLYTYNVLMDGYAKMVCVEKVRKLYYAMLDGGVLPNVVTYSILIYLLCKIGELVAFRSYFVHMVKFNVIPNIYIYNCLMDGLCDAGDLSAAKAMLVEMEKFGISPDVVTYGILMKGYSRTGRVEGAEILFSKMNEAGVVMNSVVYNTLIDGYCKKGSMEKAVGICSRMMETGLQPDIVTFCTLINGYCKAGKLEAAMGLYYEMGIKGYKPDVVAYTSLIDGHFKNGYADAALQLHREMIDAGVAPNAFTLSCVVDGLCKDGRINNAISFFLEQTKVSMAEADVQCFPSKVTYSILISSLCRNGRVFQASKFFSDMRSRFEPEAVDYAEMVEGHFGAKRVFPVMMLQADMMKKGILANEFMYKILERGYQETAYLASAQKCRDHF, from the coding sequence TTCGATTCTCAGTTCCTCGACTACAGACCAGGCACTGAGGATCTTCAACTCGGCCTCGCCAAGCATAAACCCGGCTAAGACTCTGAAACTTCATTCCGCCATCGTCCATTTCCTAACCGGGAAGAGATTGTACGTGAAGGCAAGGTGTTTGATAGAAGGCCTCATCGAAATCTTGAGAAAAACTAGGAAACCCCACAAGGTGTGTTCGTCGATTTTCACCGCGCTGAATCAGATTGAGCATTCAAATTGCGAAGGCAATGTGTTTGGAGTGTTGATCAACGCTCTGTGCCAGAAGGGTCTCCCCGATGAGGGGCACTGGGTGTACCGGAAGATGGGGAGATTGCCGCCGGTGCAGCCCTGCAACGCGCTTCTCAATGGCATTTTGAAGACGGGCCGTGTTCAGTTGATGTGGGAGGTTTATCACGACATGGTTGCGAATGGTTTATCGCCTAGTGAGGTTACTTATGGGATACTGATCGATGCTTGCTGCGATCGAGGAGATACAGAGAAAGCAAGGTTGTTACTTGAAGAGATGGTTCAAAGAGGATTAAAACCGACGGTTGTGATCTACACGACTCTCATACGAGGCTTATGCACGGAGAGTAAGATGTTGGAAGCTGAGGCTGCTTTTATGAGAATGGAGTGTGGCGTGGCTCCTAACCTCTACACATACAATGTGTTAATGGATGGATATGCTAAGATGGTTTGTGTTGAGAAAGTGAGGAAGTTGTACTATGCAATGTTGGATGGTGGAGTGTTGCCAAATGTTGTTACCTATAGTATTTTGATATACTTGCTTTGCAAGATTGGGGAGCTTGTAGCTTTTAGGAGCTATTTTGTGCATATGGTGAAGTTTAATGTTATTCCcaatatctatatatataattgCTTGATGGATGGTTTGTGTGATGCTGGTGACTTGTCTGCTGCTAAGGCTATGCTTGTGGAGATGGAGAAGTTTGGTATTTCTCCGGATGTTGTCACGTATGGCATCCTTATGAAGGGGTATTCTAGAACCGGTAGAGTTGAGGGTGCAGAGATTTTGTTCAGTAAGATGAATGAAGCAGGAGTGGTGATGAACTCTGTGGTGTATAATACTCTGATTGATGGATATTGCAAGAAAGGAAGCATGGAGAAGGCTGTGGGGATCTGTTCACGGATGATGGAGACGGGCTTACAGCCCGATATAGTTACTTTCTGCACGCTGATAAACGGCTACTGCAAAGCAGGGAAGCTGGAGGCTGCCATGGGGCTTTACTATGAAATGGGAATCAAGGGTTACAAGCCTGATGTGGTTGCTTATACTTCTTTGATCGACGGGCACTTCAAGAATGGCTATGCTGATGCAGCTCTTCAGCTGCACAGAGAAATGATAGATGCTGGCGTCGCACCCAATGCTTTCACACTTAGCTGTGTGGTTGATGGGCTGTGCAAGGATGGAAGGATCAATAATGCAATCAGTTTTTTCTTGGAACAAACCAAGGTTTCTATGGCTGAAGCGGATGTGCAGTGTTTCCCTAGTAAAGTGACATATTCAATCCTGATCAGCAGTTTATGCAGAAATGGTCGAGTGTTTCAAGCCAGCAAGTTCTTCTCGGACATGAGGAGCAGATTCGAACCAGAGGCCGTTGATTATGCTGAAATGGTCGAGGGGCATTTTGGAGCTAAGCGTGTGTTTCCGGTGATGATGCTGCAAGCGGAtatgatgaagaaaggcatATTAGCCAATGAGTTTATGTATAAGATACTAGAGAGGGGTTATCAGGAGACTGCGTACTTGGCATCGGCTCAAAAGTGTCGCGATCATTTTTAG